In a genomic window of Vidua chalybeata isolate OUT-0048 chromosome 30, bVidCha1 merged haplotype, whole genome shotgun sequence:
- the BCDIN3D gene encoding RNA 5'-monophosphate methyltransferase, with amino-acid sequence MAAPSGRGGPEPGAAPYGNFPNYSRFHPPEGRVSLLPRGLLRSLFPAATRPLLGLDVGCNSGELSVALYQHLLGLQDSSSGPEPPGAARELQLLCCDIDPELIRRAQQSSPFPASISFASLDIMDSGAREPFLSSFLGRFGRSSFDIGFCMSVTMWIHLNHGDRGLLDLLALLASLCTFLLVEPQPWRCYRAAARRLRRLGRDDFEHFRSLRINGDMAESVTRILTQECAMELVRSFGSTSWDRSLLLFKSTAARPEGSG; translated from the exons atggcggcgcccAGCGGCCGCGGCGGCCCCGAGCCCGGCGCGGCTCCCTACGGGAACTTCCCGAATTATTCCCGGTTCCACCCGCCCGAGGGGCGCGTCAGCCTCCTGCCCCGGGGGCTCCTGCGCAGCCTCTTCCCCGCGGCCACCCGCCCGCTGCTCGGGCTCGATGTGGGCTGCAACTCCGGG GAGCTCAGCGTGGCTCTGTACCAGCacctcctggggctccaggaCAGCAGTTCCGGCCCGGAGCCGCCGGGAGCCGcgagggagctgcagctgctgtgctgcgACATCGATCCCGAGCTGATCCGCAgggcccagcagagcagccccttccctgcgTCCATCTCCTTTGCCAGCCTGGACATCATGGACTCCGGGGCCAGGGAGCCCTTCCTGAGCTCCTTCCTGGGGCGCTTCGGCCGCTCCTCCTTCGACATCGGCTTCTGCATGTCGGTGACCATGTGGATCCACCTGAACCACGGCGACCGCGGCCTGCTGGACTTGCTGGCCCTCCTGGCCTCGCTGTGCACGTTCCTGCTGGtggagccccagccctggcGCTGCTACCGGGCGGCCGCGCGCCGGCTCCGCAGGCTGGGCCGGGACGACTTCGAGCACTTCCGCTCGCTGCGGATCAACGGGGACATGGCCGAGAGCGTCACCCGCATCCTGACGCAGGAGTGTGCCATGGAGCTCGTCCGCTCCTTCGGGAGcaccagctgggacaggagcctCCTGCTCTTCAAATCCACCGCCGCCCGTCCCGAGGGCTCCGGCTGA